A single window of Aspergillus puulaauensis MK2 DNA, chromosome 5, nearly complete sequence DNA harbors:
- a CDS encoding uncharacterized protein (COG:S;~EggNog:ENOG410PZ4H): MTSITRNSFSSNEERPRRTHSPVQMTRSGSSGSNNSQRSTDDRRRYDNTVYHYGRHSNYWLFGGFSVRDTVRDGVDWVRQQKKG, encoded by the coding sequence ATGACTTCCATCACGCGCAACTCATTCTCTTCCAACGAGGAGCGCCCTCGTCGCACTCACAGCCCTGTCCAGATGACGCGATCGGGCTCCTCGGGCTCCAACAACTCCCAGAGAAGCACCGACGACCGCCGTCGCTACGACAACACCGTCTACCACTATGGCCGGCACTCAAACTACTGGCTCTTTGGTGGCTTTAGCGTTCGAGACACTGTCCGTGACGGCGTCGACTGGGTCcgccagcagaagaagggctGA